A region from the Pelobates fuscus isolate aPelFus1 chromosome 3, aPelFus1.pri, whole genome shotgun sequence genome encodes:
- the LOC134601773 gene encoding interleukin-1 beta-like, protein MPFSEGVLALSYKSNRGQSRLYQIISSIWETTRSQSQDRSISEMTMAQVSGMEFNPKDNTSEYEENHYGVFSCGSKKGVHNSHCISCHRRSCVCSSGIHLEMATEVDSGYSFRKTVVLVVAVEKLKKGLICNMGFKDTDLLNLINDIFVQEEIPFENTEFTFASFPKYKCIKTSQYSIRDSHNKSMALQQFPGNAKLVAVLLQGLNTQREEKITMSFYATQSLSSHQQAVTLGLAGKNLYLSCTLVEGEAQLHLEEVKNIKEVKNEDLLRFIFQKSAFGSRFTFESAACPGWYISTSQAENELVQIKAEVDQRYIREFFVLSP, encoded by the exons ATGCCGTTCTCAG AGGGCGTGTTAGCATTGTCTTATAAAAGCAACAGAGGACAAAGCAGATTATACCAAATAATATCATCTATCTGGGAAACAACAAGATCTCAATCTCAGGACAGATCAATATCAG AAATGACAATGGCACAAGTATCAGGCATGGAATTCAATCCAAAGGACAATACAAG tgaATATGAGGAAAATCACTATGGAGTTTTTTCCTGTGGATCCAAG AAAGGGGTTCACAattcccactgcatctcctgtcACAGAAGGTCCTGTGTGTGCAGTTCTGGAATACATCTGGAGATGGCCACAGAGGTGGATTCTGGGTATTCTTTCAGGAAAACCGTGGTACTCGTGGTGGCTGTTGAAAAGCTGAAAAAAGGGTTAATTTGCAACATGGGGTTCAAAGACACAGATTTACTAAATCTGATAAATGACATTTTTGTGCAAG aagaaattCCATTTGAAAACACAGAATTCACTTTCGCTTCCTTCCCCAAGTACAAGTGCATTAAAACAAGTCAATACAGTATCAGAGATTCTCACAATAAGAGCATGGCTTTGCAGCAATTCCCTGGGAACGCCAAACTTGTAGCTGTTTTGCTTCAAGGTTTAAACACCCAGAGAGAAG aGAAGATTACCATGTCTTTTTACGCTACACAGAGTTTGAGCTCACACCAACAAGCAGTAACTTTGGGTCTAGCGGGGAAGAACCTCTACCTATCATGCACCCTTGTAGAAGGCGAAGCTCAGCTGCATTTGGAA GAGGTCAAGAACATTAAAGAAGTGAAAAATGAGGATTTGTTAAGATTTATTTTCCAGAAGTCTGCATTTGGGTCTAGATTCACCTTTGAGTCTGCGGCTTGCCCTGGCTGGTATATCAGCACTTCTCAAGCTGAAAACGAATTGGTCCAGATAAAGGCTGAAGTTGATCAAAGATATATTAGAGAATTCTTTGTCCTTAGTCCTTAG